The Mesoterricola silvestris sequence TTGGGGAAGGCCGTCCCTGTCATCGAAGTGTCGATAAGTTTGGACTTGCGCCTGAGCCACCCCGGCCAGGGCCAGCACCAGCACGAGGCACCTGGCCAGCCATCGACGGCCTACCGGCATGAGCACTCCACGGAAGGTGACCACAGACCCAATGTAGCCCACCCCTGGGTTGGTTTTGTCATGAAACGGACATGTCCTATCCCCGGAGAACGTTTTTTTTGGGGCGGCCTTGACAGCTTAGTGATAGACACGCATATTTTCTTCGCTGCTGGCATCCACTCTCCGGAACCCGGGCCGGAGGTGGGTTCCCGCCCCAACCGAAGGAGACTTCCATGAACCTCATCCGCCGTGACAACCGCGCCATCCCCGCCACCCCCGCCTTCGAGCCCTTCGGGGTCATGCGCAATTTCCTGAGGTGGGACCCCTTCCGGGACCTGGACTTCAACATGGACCTCCAGACCGCCTTCACCCCCTCCTTCGATATCCGGGAGACCCCGGAGGCCTACCTCTTCGAGGCCGACCTGCCGGGCATCCGCCGGGAGGACGTGGAGATCAACCTCACGGGCAACCGGATCACCATCACCGGCAAGCGCGAGGCGCGGGCCCGCAAGGAGAAGGAGAACATCTTCATGCTCGAGCGGAGCAACGGGGCCTTCACCCGCAGCTTCAACCTCCCCGACGGCGTGGACGCCGGCAAGGTGGCCGCGGACCTGAAGGACGGCGTGCTGACCCTCACCCTGCCCAAGGTGCC is a genomic window containing:
- a CDS encoding Hsp20/alpha crystallin family protein, translating into MNLIRRDNRAIPATPAFEPFGVMRNFLRWDPFRDLDFNMDLQTAFTPSFDIRETPEAYLFEADLPGIRREDVEINLTGNRITITGKREARARKEKENIFMLERSNGAFTRSFNLPDGVDAGKVAADLKDGVLTLTLPKVPEVQPKKIEISLAR